CGTCATGTCGTGCGACCCCGAGTAACCAGGACGCCCGGCGAGGTCGGACTCGGGATCGATGCCGGCCTGCCGCAACGCCAGCCGGGGCATGAGGTGCCCTGAGGTGGAGCTCTCGCTGCCGAACGTGAACGTGGTCCCTGCCAGGTCCTCCAGCGACTCGACGTCGACGCCGTGACCCACGATGAACACCGACCGGAAATCCGCGTCGTGAGGTCGCTGCGCCACCGCCTCCGCCCCGTCGACCGCCAGGCGCGCCTGCACGCCGGTCAACCCACCGAACCAGGCGAGCAGGACGTCTTCGTTGCGGAACGCGGTCACGACCGCCACGTACGACACGGACGGCTGGTAACGGAACGGGATGCCGACGCGGTCCTCGAGCTCGGTGGCGATCCCGGCGAAACGCTCGCGCAGGACCGACAGGTCCTGGTCGGGGATCCCCCCGATCACGATCGGGGGCGGCCGGCGATCAGCTGCGGAAGACGACGTCGTCGCTCCGCACGCGGAAGCCAGCAGGGCCAAAACCAGCCCCACTGGCGCCCAACGCCGTCGGGGCGGTGGGCGGTGCACACAACGAGCAGACATATCGGTGCGGCTCCCGGTCCCGGACACGGATCGTCGCTCCGGCACTCAACCGAACCGTTTCAGGTCAGTCAACGCAGCCATGCGTCGGCGTCATGGCTAAGCTGCGGGTCGGTCATCGGCGGGTCGCCGTTCGATGCACGGAGCGGACAGATGGACACCAGCGGGCTCCGGGCCTTCTGCGCCGCCGTCAGCGCAGGGAGCCTGTCGGCGGCGGCCCGACAACTGGGGATCAGCCAGCCCGGTCTGTCCCGGCGCGTGCAGCGCCTCGAGGACGAACTGGGAGTCGCGCTGCTGATCCGCGGCGCCGGCGGGATCCGCCTCACCCACGCCGGTCAGCGGTTCCTGACGTTCGCCACGCGGACCCTGGCCGAGTACGACGCGATCCGCGCCGAGGCCAGGTTCCCGGCCGGCGCCATGGCGGGCACGATCGGGATCGTGGCGAGCACGACGCCGGGGGAGTACCTGGTCCCCGAGCTCGTCGCCCGCTTCGTCGACGAGCAACCCGGGGTCAAGACGCGGGAGTTCGTCACGGACTCGGCCGGCGTCGCCCGCCACCTGCTCGACCACGACCGCTGGGATGTGGGTTTCTCGGGTCGGCGGGTCGACCATCCCCGCTTGCGTTACGAGCCGATCGGCCAGGACGAGATCGTCCTCGCCGCTCCATCG
This is a stretch of genomic DNA from Actinomycetota bacterium. It encodes these proteins:
- a CDS encoding putative selenate ABC transporter substrate-binding protein; translated protein: MSARCVHRPPPRRRWAPVGLVLALLASACGATTSSSAADRRPPPIVIGGIPDQDLSVLRERFAGIATELEDRVGIPFRYQPSVSYVAVVTAFRNEDVLLAWFGGLTGVQARLAVDGAEAVAQRPHDADFRSVFIVGHGVDVESLEDLAGTTFTFGSESSTSGHLMPRLALRQAGIDPESDLAGRPGYSGSHDMTWKLVETGAFQAGALNETVWRSAVEHGKVDTRKVRIVHTTPPYHDYHWVVHPRIDDLYGEGTTARIVDALLAMRAEDGERTARTLELFDTDRFIPTRNDNYDRIAEVARDLGLLQVP
- a CDS encoding LysR family transcriptional regulator, producing the protein MDTSGLRAFCAAVSAGSLSAAARQLGISQPGLSRRVQRLEDELGVALLIRGAGGIRLTHAGQRFLTFATRTLAEYDAIRAEARFPAGAMAGTIGIVASTTPGEYLVPELVARFVDEQPGVKTREFVTDSAGVARHLLDHDRWDVGFSGRRVDHPRLRYEPIGQDEIVLAAPSSHPLAERSAVTVDDLAGQRLIQREEGSGTQQTFVDTLAAHGLALPPQPAAITLGSSGAVLSAVEASLGIGVVSLRAVEHHASQVRALRVVGVPVVRSLYVVHVIDRDLPAHVRAFIEFALDVGRGRDDAG